ACAGATACTTTGGAAGTTTCCGCtactcaaattttaaaaaaaatatatatatatatatatatatgctcacttttcaaaaaaaaaaaaaaaggggggtaATCCACCAGagaattcaattaaaaaaattttatatatcCACCAGAGAAAATTCTCAAGTTTTTCAATTGGTAGTAATTAAAGTCTGAAGATAAAAACTCTGAGCTAaactgtttttttaattattttttaatcaaagaaatttaagctaaactttttttttgtttccatatGTTTGATTCACGCcgcaaattttttatttaaaattacgTTATTATTCATGCTTTTCACATTGGGTTTTAGATAATTTTTCTTGCTATCTTTGTATTCTTGTAAGTTGTTTCTATTTTACAGTACATCTgcttcaacaacaacaaaaaatgctAAAACcactaaaaaaattctaattaaaaaataacagaTCAAAACCAACACCTTTTAAACAAAAGCCAAACCGAAAAAGAAAACGCAAAGTTATCAAATTTGAAGGTCATATTGTAGCTCTCGGTGTTATTCGGCCTGCTTAATAAAATGGTATTTATTATGTGTGATTTATAAAGAGATCTCTAGAAGTTCctaattttgattaattatctTTTCGTATAACTAACTAATATTTccatcaataaaaaaaaaaatttccaaacaaatatttataataaaacgctcatttcattcaaattcCAAGCCAATACTGTAGCAAGAGATGTAATCATGCAAGGGAATTTTACTGGCAGCAAGCACAAACAGAAAGCATTGAACTCTACAAAGTATTCCATGAGCCAACAGTGGTCAACTGAAAAACCATTCATATAGCCAACGAGAGTTGGTTGAGTTGGTAAAGAGCGTTGCCAGCAAGGCTTAGGTTCGAGTCTTGCTACTGGCAATCCCTCTTGGTGAGTAATttgtgaaaacccaaaaaaggcTAAGGGCTTGGTATGCCCTGACCCTGCAATGGGGTAGCCTTCCCTCCCCCTAAACTttttcaccccaaaaaaaaaccattctTATAATCTAATAAACTAGCTCAAGTTCAACCAAATCTACAACAACGAAGCTTGAGCAAAATTACTCGAACACAAAGGACGCTTCAACCAAACCCAGCTTGAACAAACCAGATTTGTATTACGCTGTTTAAACCTGTATTGCTCAGAGAACCATCACAAGATGCACTAATCATGCCAGGTCATTTTCATACGTTTTGATAACTATCAATCCAGTCAGCTTCTACCAGGGACGACTAGAAAATATCAAGGTCTTGACAAAATCATTCATTAAGATCAAAACCAATAGAAACTACAAAAAAGACTCTGATTTTTGTTCCATAAATGGCCTATTCTAATTTCTGATACAATAGATACAAGTAGAAACTCTCCAAAACCAAGTGTTCTGCCAGCTTTACTATGCCTTGTTTACACGAATTCGTTGCCCTTCAAACAACTGCAATGaacaataaatagaaataaattgTCTAACCGTGAAAATTTGGACACCAACTGATCAAAATTGCTAAGGAAACAAATGCTCAAACAGTTCCAATTATTTGCAATAAAGGAATAATCAGTTCCAGGAAATTAATGAGGAAAGCAATATCCATCCTAATGAAAACATAACCACCATACTTCATGACTACAATTATTGTTTGTAACATGTGAAAATCAGAAGGATGGAAACCACAAGGAAGTATAAATCATGGATGGTGAAAAAGGGTATTTTGATTCGCGATAGATATCATACAAGAATTAGCAGGAATTTATGCAGACAACAGAAGCAACTAGAGACAAAATACACCATGCACCtgcaaatttgaaaattggctAGTAATTCTAGCTTTCGCATCATTGAATTTCAATAATGCTTTATGTTGCCAGTCATATGAAAACTTCCATAAGAACATATAGAAGAAAGAATATGAACAAGCAGGCAAGTATGTGTATGTATAGTTTGATTCCTAGCTTCCTCTAAAATATGGAACAACAGCTAGAAACTTACAGTATTGTTGAAAGATGAGATGGCAGATTCTACATCCTCCTCCgaggagaaagaaacaaacccaaaaccacTAGATTTTGAAGTCCCTGGAACCCGGGAAACCTTTGCGCTAAGAACTTTTCCCTTCTCAGAGAAGAGGGTTTTGAGTGTATCCGTAGTTACTTCCTTTCCAAGATTTCCAACATACACTTTATGGGGGCTATCAATGAATTGGGACTCTTCTGCCTGAAGAAGTGATACGTCCGCTTGTAGCAGGGGTTTCTCGGTTATGTTTACTTTGATTTCACGTCCTCCAATTTCCTGTATTAACAACCAGATGGAATAAATTCGTTTTTGACAATTAATAACATTTTActaaacaaattgaaaaagtGCCGATAGAGGGCAGAGGAAGTATACTTTATACTAGATGAATTCTTTAACAGTATTTTAATCAATATAAACGTATGAACCTTGGCAACACTTACAGTTCCATTCAGTTTTTCAACAATGGAATTCGCATCTTCAACAGTCTTTGCTGTAACAAATGCAAATCGGCGACTTCTTCCAGAGTACTTATCAAACATCACCTATGACCAAAAGGAAGGGAGGAAAGTcatctcttttatttcttttctatgtTATTTATATTACAGtcaactcaaaaaaaaaaaacaacattctatatattgaaagaaaattgcCAAATAAATCCTCATTCTCTTGCTCAGCCATACATATCTCCCAACTTGGATTTTACAATAGTAATTTCTTCACATTGATACTTGCACAAGCATTTAAAATACTTCAGCCAATATTTTCTGGTAAAAGCTTACTGGGTTACTAGCAAATCTTCAGTTATCTCAAGTTTGGTATTATTAAACCATGCTCAAGCATGAAAAGAGTAAATGGTTTGACTGTCAATGACAAATATAGTAATAGAAGATCAGGAAAACATCTCGAGAAACAGTAACAAGGTCTTGGCATGCTGCTTTACaaaatcaatatgaaattctaaGTAGAACGGCTCAAAAGATATTGTTAAAGCACCAGATTAGGAtcatatgttttgatagccgCATTATCTTCAAGCCTTCAGTGTTGTCTTATATTGATATGACTACATGTGAATTATTTGTCATTGAAAGGAATGATCAAAATAACTAAAGATTTGTGACAGgcaaaatcaaattcatgaCAAGATTTTATGCATATATAAAGGGTATTGCTGGTAATAACCAAGATTGACATATTCATGCTCATGAGGTTAAAAATACGATTCCCAGGATGAAGTTCCAACTAAGCTATTAGTCCACTCTTATTATTTAACATCACATTTAGAATCTTGAACTGCAACTTTGAATGCAATTGTCAAACCGGACAGATACCACATGCATGTAAGTAAAACCTATTGGCAGTCTCGGGTTCGTATACTAGCCAACGAGGAGCTCCACCCCACCAACCGTTGTAAACTACTCTTAGTTCAGTTCCAATCAACGAATTACCCTACAACACTGAAGTCCCTTACACCAATTAAGCTAGTTACCCATGATGCTACATACTAACCCAACCAAACTATTCTTCTCAAGCTAACTAATCCGATACTAATATGAACCCAAACACAAATGCAGTTGCTACCATATTAAGTACTTATTACTGAGCTCTCAATCTTCAATAAcccaacaattaaaaaaaaaacataaaaatgcatggaaaaacacaaaaacgaGACggaataaataataaaacaaaatgaaaaggaaaagccAAAAACCTCAGCCTTCTCTACAGCTCCGTGTTCTTCAACAATTTTGGTAAGCTCAGCATTATCCAGAGTCCTGGGAATGTTGCCAATGTAAACTCTCCTGGCCGCTTTAGAAGACGGGTCGGCTGCGACTTCTTCGGCAACAGCAAAGACTCTTTGTGAATGTCTGGGGGTCAGAATCATATAAGAGGAAGTGAGTTTGTGAAAGCCCTGAAATTGGGTTGGTTTGAGGATTTGGAGAGACAGTTTTGGTGCGGCTTTGATGGGTTTTGTGTGATGGTGAAGGAGATTGGGTGGTGACAGTAGGGATGAGATTGtagccatttttttttttctgggctATTGGGTGTGATTATGAACAAGAGGAGAAAAGTGAATGGGGTTCCAGAGCAGAGCGAAAGAGTGAGGGTGGGAAAAGAGCTGAGACTGAAGAggcttcaatttcattatctCATTATCTAGCTGGGATTTTGGTCCAAGGTATCTCACCCGCGGTTGAGATATGAttgaacttctttttcttttgtagtaaaagtaaattactttactaaaaaaaatattaaattacatttttttataaaaaagataGTGAATtgcatttaaaataataataaatagtaaattaaacataaatttttataCCAGTGAGAGTCTAAACTAgttcaaattaattataatacgaaaaaaaatattcgAATTTGAGTACAAAGGATAGATCCGCTGCTctaattaaaacaataaaattagtATTTGTGATTTTGGTATATTATCCAACATTCTATagaaagtttgaaaaaaaaatagaaattaggcCTAGAAATTATAGAGACCTAATTGAAATGGAGGTGGCCAAAATTGTCATTTCATTCCCTGTGAGTAAAAGTGATAGCGAGTAGCCATTTTGCAGGTAGGTCTGAGGGTTTTAAGGGTTCGGcccatatatatacacaccaTTTTCTTACTCAGTGTTTGTGGCTGAGCCTTTCGGAGACGGAGAACCAGTGAGAGACTCTTACAAAGATTTCACGATGGCGCCGAAGCAGAGGACCCCAAAGGTGACCCGAAACCCAGATCTGATTAGAGGGATTGGGAAATACTCGAGGTCGAAGATGTACCACAAGCGAGGGCTTTGGGCTATCAAGGCCAAAAACGGCGGCGCTTTCCCTCGCCACGACAAGAAGCCCGCGGCTGACGTCCCTGCTGTGAAGCCGCCTAAGTTTTACCCCGCCGATGATGTCAAGAAGCCACTCGTCAACAAGCGCAAGCCCAAACCCACAAAGCTCAGGTCCCTATTTCTTTGACTGTCTTAtgttattgggtttggtttgcTCTTTCCGTAATGTGGGGAAATGGTTTGAATGGATGCCTTAATGTGTTTGGATTCTGAGAAAATGCGTTTACCTATGAgcttattttttctctctctatttaGATTTGTGAGTGACTACTTTTTTATGTGATTGGTGTGTGCATTCTATTAAGTTCTGTTTATTGGGATTCCGTCTTTGATTTCCAATACCCATGTCAAttatgaaaaaggaaattggGAACATAGAAAGTGAAGATATGCATTGGACGGTCCCCATGGTTTGGGGTTTGAGAAAGTATTCACTTTGTTATctgagttttgtttttcccctTTGGGTGTTTGAGGATATtatcatctttcttttgttcGATATTGGTTAGGATATAGAGATTAGAAGTTAGATATCTctttttaccaaaaagaaCATAAATTGTGagaatgttttattttctttttcagttgCTTACCTTAAAGCGGAAGTAGATTGTTTATGTTCGAGAAGCAGTTTTAGATCTTCTGTAATCTCCCTATGTTCCTTTTGTTTATATAGTTagtaattttttggtattttcttttcttcatatCTTGTAGAGATAGCATTACTCCTGGTACTGTGTTGATCCTTCTTGCTGGAAGGTTCAAGGGGAAGAGGGTTGTGTTTCTGAAGCAGCTCTCATCTGGCTTGCTTTTGGTCACTGGTaagttctcttttttttttctttttttttttttcctcataattaagtttttgttttttcttgtatGTTATTGGTGCAAGAACAATGATGAAAAAAATGCTTTTTCATCTGTTTCAGTTCGTTCTTATCAAATTTATTAGTGCTTAATTTTTGTGTCAATTGTTCTGCTGGTTGATTTCATATGGAGATGATTATTTGGTTTGATCGAGCACGTATgtaatagaaagaaaaacatgcTTTGATGAAGTGTTG
The Prunus dulcis chromosome 2, ALMONDv2, whole genome shotgun sequence DNA segment above includes these coding regions:
- the LOC117617503 gene encoding 30S ribosomal protein 2, chloroplastic, which gives rise to MATISSLLSPPNLLHHHTKPIKAAPKLSLQILKPTQFQGFHKLTSSYMILTPRHSQRVFAVAEEVAADPSSKAARRVYIGNIPRTLDNAELTKIVEEHGAVEKAEVMFDKYSGRSRRFAFVTAKTVEDANSIVEKLNGTEIGGREIKVNITEKPLLQADVSLLQAEESQFIDSPHKVYVGNLGKEVTTDTLKTLFSEKGKVLSAKVSRVPGTSKSSGFGFVSFSSEEDVESAISSFNNTLFEGQRIRVNKA
- the LOC117617504 gene encoding 60S ribosomal protein L6-3-like produces the protein MAPKQRTPKVTRNPDLIRGIGKYSRSKMYHKRGLWAIKAKNGGAFPRHDKKPAADVPAVKPPKFYPADDVKKPLVNKRKPKPTKLRDSITPGTVLILLAGRFKGKRVVFLKQLSSGLLLVTGPFKINGVPLRRVNQAYVIGTSTKVDISGVNVDKFDDKYFAKEVQKKKNKGEGEFFEAEKEEKTVLPQGKKDDQKAVDTPLIKSIEGVSDLKTYLAARFSLKQGMKPHELVF